In one Mesorhizobium australicum genomic region, the following are encoded:
- a CDS encoding transposase produces the protein MALLHHLPRRCLGFDVAKETIAVSDGRTVEVIDNRRPAIRRFLRACRADFAVCEPTGGHETVLLDECLRLDLPAHRADTRKLKAFIRSRGRLGKSDAIDARELAAYGLERWASLALWQAADPRQERLKALVRRRDDLVAMKVAEQNRSKAPGAAELATTFRAVLAVLKRQIARVEQAIRTLMRSGVLKHRSAVVTAMAGIGQVTAAALLAAMPELGTMDRRQAAALAGLAPHPNESGKKVGYRRMRGGRPAVRTILYMPAMQAACGRGEFADFYKRLLAAGKKPILALAAVMRKIIVTLNARLRDAQMQQS, from the coding sequence ATGGCCCTTCTGCACCACCTTCCCCGCCGCTGCCTGGGCTTCGACGTCGCCAAGGAGACGATCGCCGTCTCCGATGGCCGCACCGTCGAGGTCATCGACAACCGCCGTCCCGCCATCCGCCGGTTTCTGCGGGCCTGCCGCGCCGATTTCGCCGTGTGCGAGCCGACCGGCGGCCACGAGACCGTCCTGCTCGACGAGTGCCTGCGCCTCGACCTGCCGGCACACCGCGCCGACACGCGCAAGCTCAAGGCCTTCATCCGTTCGCGTGGCCGGCTCGGCAAGAGCGACGCCATCGATGCGCGCGAGCTGGCCGCCTATGGCCTGGAGCGCTGGGCGAGCCTCGCCCTGTGGCAGGCCGCCGACCCCCGCCAGGAAAGGCTCAAGGCGCTGGTTCGCCGCCGCGACGACCTCGTGGCTATGAAGGTGGCCGAGCAGAACCGCTCGAAGGCGCCCGGGGCAGCCGAACTGGCCACGACCTTCCGAGCCGTGCTGGCCGTCCTGAAGCGACAGATCGCGCGCGTCGAGCAGGCAATCCGCACGCTCATGCGCAGCGGGGTGCTGAAGCACAGGAGCGCCGTCGTCACCGCCATGGCGGGCATCGGCCAAGTCACCGCCGCCGCCCTTCTCGCCGCGATGCCGGAACTCGGCACCATGGACCGAAGGCAGGCCGCCGCGCTGGCAGGCCTGGCGCCGCATCCCAACGAAAGCGGAAAGAAGGTCGGCTACCGACGCATGCGCGGCGGCCGCCCGGCCGTGCGAACCATACTCTACATGCCCGCCATGCAGGCCGCCTGCGGACGCGGCGAGTTCGCGGACTTCTACAAACGCCTGCTGGCCGCCGGAAAAAAGCCAATCCTCGCCCTCGCCGCTGTCATGCGAAAGATCATCGTGACCCTCAATGCCAGGCTAAGGGACGCTCAAATGCAGCAGAGTTGA
- a CDS encoding energy transducer TonB family protein yields MSVQPAPTLPRRPVALRPVARRARLDPPNTFQAPHHVFLREPQRPAWIETENPDLSPLPVAPLAATPAAPRAQRRWLALLVASVALHAAVAGFFLLRGGDESVQIAGSQEAGVAMYGNSAANLTLEGPEDAANVAIITMTPAQPVETIDASAVGPVEAVQPVEEMVTPVEEVATERVAELAETPHAEPVPADAATAAPSPVQQVLAVDTAEVVPDEEAVAPVVPQAAAVPPPDEVVEVPEAPVVGETPEPEKPTPPPKVAETKPQPKPAEKPRAEKPVKKAEAKPTETKPAKADAPARKAEKKVAAGRGGKDKADGQRGVADGEASGTRADNAGKGKGSTAGNAAVSNYPGKVVSKLKRAVRSISPGKRRGADRDVHVAFTVTTSGALASVSVTRSSGSSALDNAALQAVRRAAPFPPIPDGRKSWNFSFPLGLR; encoded by the coding sequence ATGTCGGTCCAGCCCGCACCAACGCTTCCCCGCCGCCCGGTCGCGCTCCGGCCGGTGGCGCGGCGCGCGCGCCTCGACCCGCCGAACACGTTCCAGGCGCCGCACCACGTCTTCCTGCGCGAGCCTCAGCGCCCCGCCTGGATCGAGACCGAGAATCCCGACCTGTCGCCGCTGCCGGTCGCGCCGCTCGCCGCGACGCCCGCCGCTCCCCGCGCGCAGCGCAGATGGCTGGCGTTGCTCGTCGCCTCGGTCGCGCTCCACGCCGCCGTCGCCGGCTTCTTTCTGCTGCGCGGCGGCGACGAGAGCGTGCAGATCGCCGGCTCGCAGGAGGCGGGTGTCGCGATGTATGGCAACTCCGCCGCCAACCTGACGCTGGAGGGCCCGGAAGACGCGGCCAACGTCGCCATCATCACCATGACGCCCGCACAGCCGGTCGAGACTATCGACGCCTCCGCGGTGGGGCCCGTCGAGGCGGTGCAGCCGGTCGAGGAGATGGTGACCCCCGTCGAGGAGGTCGCCACCGAACGGGTCGCCGAGCTGGCTGAGACGCCACATGCGGAGCCGGTGCCGGCGGATGCGGCGACCGCCGCGCCCTCCCCCGTGCAGCAGGTGTTGGCTGTCGATACGGCCGAGGTCGTCCCCGACGAGGAGGCCGTCGCCCCCGTCGTGCCACAGGCGGCCGCGGTTCCCCCGCCCGACGAAGTGGTCGAGGTGCCGGAGGCGCCGGTCGTGGGCGAAACGCCGGAACCGGAGAAGCCTACCCCGCCACCGAAGGTGGCCGAAACGAAGCCGCAGCCCAAGCCGGCCGAGAAGCCAAGGGCGGAAAAGCCGGTGAAGAAAGCCGAGGCCAAACCGACGGAGACGAAGCCCGCCAAGGCCGACGCCCCGGCCAGGAAGGCCGAGAAAAAGGTCGCTGCCGGCCGCGGCGGCAAAGACAAGGCCGACGGCCAGAGGGGCGTCGCCGACGGCGAGGCGAGCGGAACCCGCGCCGACAATGCCGGCAAGGGCAAGGGCTCGACCGCGGGCAACGCCGCCGTCTCCAACTATCCGGGCAAGGTCGTGTCCAAGCTGAAGCGCGCGGTGCGCAGCATATCGCCTGGCAAGCGGCGCGGCGCCGATCGCGACGTGCATGTCGCCTTTACCGTCACAACGAGCGGCGCACTGGCCAGCGTCAGCGTGACGCGCAGCTCAGGCTCGTCGGCGCTGGACAACGCAGCCCTTCAGGCCGTGCGCCGCGCCGCGCCCTTCCCGCCGATCCCGGACGGACGCAAGTCGTGGAATTTCTCGTTCCCGCTGGGGCTGAGGTGA
- a CDS encoding antibiotic biosynthesis monooxygenase family protein translates to MYIAMNRFKVVRGSEEDFENVWKGRDSSLHEMKGFQQFHLLKGPVNEAEGYTLYASHTVWDSFDDFSAWTKSEQFRASHRNAGTTKPSYLGHPTFEGFSIVEGA, encoded by the coding sequence ATGTATATCGCCATGAATCGCTTCAAGGTCGTTCGCGGCTCCGAGGAGGATTTCGAGAACGTCTGGAAGGGACGCGATTCCAGCCTGCACGAGATGAAGGGTTTTCAGCAGTTCCATCTGCTGAAAGGGCCGGTCAACGAGGCCGAAGGCTACACGCTCTACGCCTCGCACACGGTGTGGGACAGCTTCGACGATTTCAGCGCCTGGACCAAGTCCGAACAGTTCCGCGCCTCGCACCGCAATGCCGGCACGACCAAGCCCAGCTATCTCGGCCACCCGACCTTCGAGGGTTTCTCGATCGTCGAAGGCGCGTAA